In the genome of Deinococcota bacterium, the window TCACGTCAGCGCGTGGGGGTCGAAGAGGCGGCGGTACTCGTCGCCGGCGTAGCGGTCGGTCATGCCCGCCAGATGGTCGGTGACCGCGCGCATGAGGCCGACCTCCTCGGCGTGCTCGCGCACCGAGGGCGGCAGCATGGTGGGCAGGTCCAGGTAGGCGCAGAAGATGGCCTCCAAGATGCGCTCGGCCTTTTTGGTCATGCGGATCAGCCGGTAGTGGAAGTAGAAGTTCTCGTAAAGGAAGCGCTTGAGCTCGCGCAACCTCTCGGCCATCTCCGGGGAGTAGGCGACGAGCTTGGTCGGCGCATCACGCACGTCCGCAAGCGAGGCTACGCTACTCTCCTCGAGTGCGCGGTGGGTGTGCTCGACCACATCGGTGATGATGAGGCCCAGGAGCTCGCGGATGAGCAGGTAGCGGCTCTCGTTGCTGAAGCCCTGCGGCCTGAGGCCGAGCTCGCGCATCAACCCGGCGATGACGGGCACCTCGGCGATGTGATCGGGTTTTAAGTGGCCCGACCTGAGGCCGTCGTCCAGGTCGTGGGCGTTGTAGGCCGACTCGTCGGCCAAGTTGACCACCTGGGCCTCGAGGGTGGGCTGCTTGTCGGGCTCCCAGCCCTCGCTGGGCAGGTCGTAGTCGGTCTCGTGCTTCATGATGCCCTCGAGCGTCTCCCAGCTCAGGTTGAGGCCGGGAAAGTCCCGGTAGCGCCGCTCGAGGCTGGTGACGATGCGCAAGGACTGCTTGTTGTGATCGAAGCCACCCACGTCCTTAGCGAGCGTGTCGAGCGCCTTTTCGCCGGCGTGGCCAAAGGGCGGGTGGCCTAAGTCGTGGGCGAGCGCGATGGTTTCGGCCAGGTCCTCGTTTAGGCCCAGGGCCCGCGCGATGCTCCTGGCGACCTGAACGACCTCTAAGGTATGGGTGAGGCGGGTGCGGTAGTAGTCGCCCTCGTAGTTGACGAAGACCTGGGTCTTGTACTCGAGGCGCCTAAAGGCCGAGGTGTGAATCACCCGGTCGCGATCCTTTTGAAAGGCGGTGCGAAAGCGCGACTCGCCTTCGGGGTGCAGGCGCCCCTTGGAGGTACTGGCGAGTGCCGCATAGGGCGCCAGCGAGCTCGCTTCGCTGCGCTCGAGCTTGTCGCGGGTAAAGAGCATCAGGCTGAGTTTAGCAAAAATCACCATGGGTTCGGGCATGCCGGTGCTCGAGCGTGCCGGCGGAGCGGTCCTAAGACTTTAGGATTAGGCTCTGGCGACTTTGGTCCCTTGCAGGGCCCAGCGAAGAATTGCTAAGCTAAGACATCTTTTGGACGGGGAAACCAAAAGAGCCTACGCACACCCGCCGACCGCCACACCAGGCACGGCGGGTGGCGGCTATGCTGCGGTTCAAGGCATAGGTTCAAGGCATAGGAAGGTATCGGCGGTCCAGGTATCGGCGGTCCAGGTGTCGGCGATTCGGTGAGCTCGCGGCGCAGCGCCGAATCGACTCGCGGATCATTCACGGATCATTCACCGACCTCGGCGGCCAATCGCGGGGAGCGCAGGGGAGGCAGTGCCGCCTCGATGTCGCGCCTGCTCGGCTCGAGCCAAGGGGGCAGGACCAGCCCTTCCCCCAGCCGCGCCGGGTCCTCGTCGACCGCGAAGCCGGGGCCGTCGGTAGCGAGCTCGAAGAGCACCCCGCCGGGCTCCATGAAGTAGACCGACTTGAACCAGAAGCGGTCGATGATGTCACTGGGCCGGCGGCCCGCCGCCGCGACGCGCTCTCGCAGGGCCTCCTGCGCCTCCTCGTCCGGGACGCGCCAGGCCAGGTGGTGAACGCTGCCCGTGCCCCACTGGCCGCGCCCCTCTTGCGGGCGCTCCTGCACGTCGAAAAAGCTGCCGGAGCCGCCGCCCGCGCTGAAGCGCCGCCAGGATCCGCTGTCGCCAACGGCCGTGAAGCCCATCACCTCGGTCAGAAAGCGCGCGGTGAGGCTGAGGTCGCGCTCTAGCGCGCGCAAGGCGTGAATGCCGCGAAGCTGCTCTGCCGCCGGGACCGGGCTCTCTTCCCAGGGGCTGAAGGGACGGTCCTCGCCGATCTCGACCAGGGCGAGCGCTAGGCCGTGGGGGTCGCGAAAGGGCAAGGCCTGCTCGCCAAAGCGCGCCTGCGGACGGCCCAGCTTGACCCCGTACCGCTCCAACCGCTCCGCCCAGTAGCCGAGGCTGCCCGCGGGAGCCGCCAGCGCCACTTCGCTCGTCAGGCCGACGCCGGGGCGGCGCGGCGCCAGCCGCGTCCACGGAAAGAAGGTGAGGTCGGTGCCGGGGCGCCCCTCGGCGTCGGCGTAAAAGAGGTGATAGCTGCCGGGGTCGTCCTGGTTGACGCTGCGCTTGACCAGGCGCATGCCGAGGGCGCCCGCGTAGAAGTCGAGGTTCTCCTGCGGGTCGCCGGCGATGGCGGTGACGTGGTGAATGCCGTTCGTGCGCATGCTGGATCCTTTCGAAAGCTTCATTCCCTTCTTTGATATATTAAATATAGCGCTATGTTCTGTCAAGCTTGGTTCGGGTCTTTGCTGAGCTTCCACGTGTCGAGCCCGTCGGCTTGGCGCCGGGAGAGGACGGGGTTTCTGGTGAGTGACTTGTGGAAGTGCTGCGTAGGCGCGGCTCACCCAGCCCTCGGCGCTTTTGGGTAGACTGCCAAGGAAGGATGAGGTTTTGACGGTCGAGAGGGTGACGGTGGAGAGGGTGACGGTGAAGGGAGTGAGGCGCAAGTCGGTGGCGGTCAACGTCGGTGGGGTGTGGATCGGCGGCGGCCATCCCATCGTGGTGCAGTCGATGACCAACACCGACACCGCCGACGCCGCGGCGACGGCCGTGCAGGTGGCGCAACTGGCTGAGGCGGGCAGCGAGATCGTCCGCATCACCGTCAACAACAAGGAGGCCGCTCGAGCGGTGCCCGAGATCCGTCGGCGCCTGCATGACATGGGCGCCCCGGTGCCGCTCGTTGGCGACTTTCACTACAACGGCCACATCCTCCTGCGCGAGTTTCCCGCTGCGGCCCAGGCGCTCGACAAATACCGCATCAACCCCGGCAACGTGGGCGCCGGCCGGCACCACGACGTCAACTACAAGACGATGATCGAGGTGGCGCTCGAGCACGACAAAGCCGTGCGCATCGGCGTCAACTGGGGTTCCTTGGACCAGGCGCTGTTGACGCGGCTGATGGACGAGAACGCCAGCAGGGCCCGTCCCCAGGAGGCGGGCGAGGTGACCCTCGAGGCCATGCTCGAGTCCGGCCTGCACTCGGCGATGATGGCCGAGTCCTACGGCCTGGGCCGCGACAAGATCATAATTTCCGCCAAGGTCTCGGCCGTCCGCGAC includes:
- a CDS encoding ring-cleaving dioxygenase, translated to MRTNGIHHVTAIAGDPQENLDFYAGALGMRLVKRSVNQDDPGSYHLFYADAEGRPGTDLTFFPWTRLAPRRPGVGLTSEVALAAPAGSLGYWAERLERYGVKLGRPQARFGEQALPFRDPHGLALALVEIGEDRPFSPWEESPVPAAEQLRGIHALRALERDLSLTARFLTEVMGFTAVGDSGSWRRFSAGGGSGSFFDVQERPQEGRGQWGTGSVHHLAWRVPDEEAQEALRERVAAAGRRPSDIIDRFWFKSVYFMEPGGVLFELATDGPGFAVDEDPARLGEGLVLPPWLEPSRRDIEAALPPLRSPRLAAEVGE
- the ispG gene encoding flavodoxin-dependent (E)-4-hydroxy-3-methylbut-2-enyl-diphosphate synthase; translated protein: MTVERVTVERVTVKGVRRKSVAVNVGGVWIGGGHPIVVQSMTNTDTADAAATAVQVAQLAEAGSEIVRITVNNKEAARAVPEIRRRLHDMGAPVPLVGDFHYNGHILLREFPAAAQALDKYRINPGNVGAGRHHDVNYKTMIEVALEHDKAVRIGVNWGSLDQALLTRLMDENASRARPQEAGEVTLEAMLESGLHSAMMAESYGLGRDKIIISAKVSAVRDLWEVYRRLAARCDYALHLGLTEAGMGVRGVVASTAGLSVLLAEGIGDTIRVSLTPEPGAPREREVEAAQEILQALDLRAFAPQVTACPGCGRTTSTLFQEMARDIQSYLKRQMPEWKERYPGVETLKVAVMGCVVNGPGESKHANIGISLPGAGEDPRAPVYRDGALVTTLRGPGLVDDFNRMLEDYVRETYGQQVPSRG
- a CDS encoding deoxyguanosinetriphosphate triphosphohydrolase; translated protein: MLFTRDKLERSEASSLAPYAALASTSKGRLHPEGESRFRTAFQKDRDRVIHTSAFRRLEYKTQVFVNYEGDYYRTRLTHTLEVVQVARSIARALGLNEDLAETIALAHDLGHPPFGHAGEKALDTLAKDVGGFDHNKQSLRIVTSLERRYRDFPGLNLSWETLEGIMKHETDYDLPSEGWEPDKQPTLEAQVVNLADESAYNAHDLDDGLRSGHLKPDHIAEVPVIAGLMRELGLRPQGFSNESRYLLIRELLGLIITDVVEHTHRALEESSVASLADVRDAPTKLVAYSPEMAERLRELKRFLYENFYFHYRLIRMTKKAERILEAIFCAYLDLPTMLPPSVREHAEEVGLMRAVTDHLAGMTDRYAGDEYRRLFDPHALT